In Devosia beringensis, a single window of DNA contains:
- a CDS encoding aminoglycoside phosphotransferase family protein, with the protein MSEPARFPVPDVVSRRAISEGEAGLAWLANLDDTLSSLEQDWGLTIGPALPGGTAAFVAEATTETGEIVILKLGTPGTLAGRHEAEVLRRADGRGYVKLLRHDPDRHAMLLERLGERLDTLELPYERQVDIMCATLLQAWMPVPADLPCPTGADKANSLAQAILSLSYDAGQPCAQAVIDMALMYCQDRAAAYRPENAVLAHGDPHPANTLALLDSEPPQFRFIDPDGLAIEPAYDLGVLLRAWHEGIAGPHAHDIARSHVRHLTRRTQVPSEAIWQWGYIERVSTGLHLLQIGQIEEGRIYLDVAEAITSTMG; encoded by the coding sequence ATGAGCGAACCGGCCCGCTTTCCCGTTCCAGATGTGGTCAGCCGCCGCGCTATCTCGGAGGGTGAGGCGGGCTTGGCCTGGCTCGCCAACCTAGACGACACCCTCAGCAGTCTCGAACAGGACTGGGGCCTGACCATCGGTCCGGCGCTGCCCGGCGGCACTGCCGCCTTCGTTGCCGAAGCCACCACCGAGACCGGCGAGATCGTCATCCTCAAGCTGGGCACCCCCGGCACCCTCGCCGGCCGTCACGAGGCCGAGGTGCTGCGCCGTGCCGACGGACGGGGTTACGTCAAACTGCTCCGCCATGATCCCGACCGCCATGCCATGCTGCTTGAGCGCCTGGGTGAGCGTCTCGATACGCTCGAACTGCCCTATGAGCGGCAGGTCGACATCATGTGCGCCACCCTGCTGCAGGCCTGGATGCCCGTTCCCGCCGATCTGCCCTGCCCCACCGGCGCCGACAAGGCCAATAGCCTGGCACAAGCCATTCTGTCGCTCAGCTACGACGCTGGCCAGCCCTGCGCCCAGGCTGTCATCGACATGGCGCTGATGTATTGCCAGGATCGCGCCGCGGCCTACCGCCCGGAAAATGCCGTGCTGGCGCATGGCGATCCGCACCCGGCCAACACCCTGGCACTGCTCGACAGCGAGCCGCCGCAGTTCCGCTTCATCGATCCCGATGGACTTGCCATCGAGCCGGCCTATGATCTGGGCGTGCTGCTGCGGGCCTGGCACGAGGGCATTGCCGGCCCCCACGCCCACGACATCGCGCGCAGCCATGTCCGCCACCTGACGCGGCGCACCCAGGTGCCGAGCGAAGCCATCTGGCAATGGGGCTATATCGAGCGCGTCTCCACCGGCCTGCACCTGCTGCAGATCGGCCAGATCGAGGAAGGCCGCATCTATCTCGACGTGGCCGAGGCCATAACCAGCACGATGGGCTAG
- a CDS encoding LysE family translocator: protein MSIEFLITTLIVVVSPGTGALYTIAAGLSRGGKASVWAAFGCTLGIIPHMLAAITGLAAILHTSALAFEIIKYLGVAYLLYMAWATLRDTSSLSVEADSADKSIRKVLVEAVLINILNPKLSIFFFAFLPQFVPASAPHALRQMLELSGVFMVISFVVFAVYGLFAAAIRGQLVTRPAIMVWMRRSFAGIFVLLSARLALMER, encoded by the coding sequence GTGAGCATTGAATTTCTGATCACCACGCTGATTGTCGTGGTCTCGCCGGGGACCGGGGCGCTCTACACCATTGCGGCGGGCTTGAGCCGGGGCGGCAAGGCCAGTGTCTGGGCGGCCTTTGGCTGCACGCTGGGGATCATCCCCCATATGCTGGCGGCCATTACCGGGCTGGCGGCCATTTTGCATACCAGTGCGCTGGCCTTCGAGATCATCAAATATCTCGGCGTTGCCTATCTGCTCTATATGGCGTGGGCGACGCTGCGCGACACCAGTTCGCTCAGCGTGGAAGCCGACAGCGCCGACAAGTCGATACGCAAGGTGCTGGTCGAAGCGGTGCTGATCAATATTCTCAATCCCAAGCTGTCGATCTTCTTTTTCGCCTTCCTGCCGCAGTTCGTGCCGGCGAGCGCGCCCCATGCACTGCGCCAGATGCTCGAGCTCAGCGGCGTGTTCATGGTGATCAGCTTTGTGGTATTCGCCGTCTATGGGCTGTTTGCCGCAGCGATCCGTGGCCAGCTGGTGACGCGGCCGGCAATCATGGTGTGGATGCGGCGGAGCTTTGCCGGGATCTTCGTGCTGCTCAGTGCCCGGCTGGCGCTGATGGAGCGCTAG
- a CDS encoding sulfatase-like hydrolase/transferase, producing MNIITIAVDDMNAFATFKSLYPGVLHTPNIDRLMAEGVTFQNAFAQVALCNPSRTSILTGKDPALTGVHYNTQPWFEYVTPQDTVPAMIKAAGYNTAIYGKVFHLPLAMMDQEDVSVLCDVYSLSNDYWTSNGDGIDETSIGSFPVFGALEVNVEQHGISSTPVPP from the coding sequence ATGAACATAATCACGATCGCCGTGGACGATATGAATGCGTTCGCGACCTTCAAGTCCCTTTATCCAGGGGTCTTGCACACGCCCAACATCGATCGCCTGATGGCTGAAGGCGTGACCTTTCAGAATGCCTTTGCCCAGGTTGCCCTGTGCAATCCGTCGCGGACGTCCATCCTGACAGGCAAGGACCCCGCGCTGACTGGCGTCCACTACAATACCCAGCCCTGGTTCGAATACGTGACCCCGCAGGACACCGTGCCCGCCATGATCAAGGCGGCCGGCTACAATACGGCCATTTATGGCAAGGTGTTCCACTTGCCGCTGGCCATGATGGATCAGGAGGATGTCAGCGTCCTCTGTGACGTCTATTCCTTGTCTAATGATTATTGGACGTCCAACGGAGATGGTATTGACGAGACCTCAATTGGCTCCTTCCCCGTATTTGGAGCACTTGAGGTCAACGTGGAGCAGCACGGGATTTCATCAACACCAGTGCCGCCATAG
- a CDS encoding iron chaperone, translating to MTEVSKRQLFTGNAQDLGDGRASMQARCGLGMVVTMEHDSKDVDFYIAALPEGVREIFAAVRQTIANLLPEAAEMIKYDMPSWQLSGRPVIYAAAWKHHIGLYPVYYGDAAFEAAIGPYRVKKDTVRLVYSKPIPHDIIAQIVVARRAQLEAES from the coding sequence ATGACAGAAGTCAGCAAAAGGCAGCTGTTTACGGGCAACGCGCAAGATCTGGGTGATGGCCGGGCCAGCATGCAGGCACGGTGCGGGTTAGGGATGGTGGTGACCATGGAACATGACAGCAAGGATGTAGATTTCTATATCGCCGCGCTCCCCGAGGGAGTGCGGGAGATTTTTGCGGCCGTGCGACAGACCATTGCGAATCTGCTGCCGGAGGCCGCCGAGATGATCAAGTATGACATGCCGAGCTGGCAGCTTTCGGGTCGCCCGGTGATCTATGCAGCCGCGTGGAAGCACCATATCGGGCTTTACCCGGTCTATTATGGCGACGCGGCTTTTGAGGCGGCGATCGGGCCTTATCGGGTCAAGAAGGACACGGTGCGCTTGGTCTATAGCAAGCCGATCCCGCATGATATCATCGCGCAAATCGTGGTGGCGCGCCGCGCCCAACTGGAAGCTGAATCGTGA